The Amycolatopsis mongoliensis genome includes a window with the following:
- a CDS encoding MarR family winged helix-turn-helix transcriptional regulator translates to MVVHPTPDGLDLSLTALFAGWAMTDEVQRRLTAQGFGNLRFNDGVVIQHVLAAPLSITALAERMGVTQQAASKAVADLERRGLLRRAPDPGDARTKLLHLTEHAHRAVEATRALRAGLQDELEAEFGAARVEDVRALLAAVIGRFGGDEAIRARRVRPPR, encoded by the coding sequence ATGGTTGTGCATCCTACGCCGGACGGCCTCGACCTGTCACTCACCGCCCTCTTCGCGGGCTGGGCGATGACGGACGAGGTGCAGCGGCGGCTCACCGCGCAAGGCTTCGGCAACCTGCGCTTCAACGACGGTGTGGTGATCCAGCACGTCCTGGCCGCACCGCTGTCCATCACCGCGCTGGCCGAACGGATGGGCGTGACGCAGCAGGCCGCGTCGAAGGCCGTCGCCGATCTCGAACGCCGGGGGCTGCTGCGGCGCGCACCGGATCCGGGTGACGCGCGCACCAAGCTGCTGCACCTCACCGAGCACGCGCACCGGGCCGTCGAAGCCACCCGGGCACTGAGAGCTGGACTTCAGGACGAACTGGAGGCGGAGTTCGGGGCCGCCCGCGTCGAGGACGTCCGCGCCCTGCTGGCGGCGGTCATCGGCCGCTTCGGCGGCGACGAAGCGATCCGGGCCCGGCGGGTCCGGCCCCCTCGGTGA
- a CDS encoding YhjD/YihY/BrkB family envelope integrity protein has product MGRGAGKAVVGKGIRRAGATLARYRERDGDHYAAAVTFFSLLALVPLIMVAVSVAGFVLAGDRLLATELDRVIDGSLPPEIGGPVTGVVHTVVGERGRIGLLALAFAAYSGWSWISNVRDAVTAMLGQERTPRPLLRGIVADVLALAGVGLALAVSFGLAALTGAAGTWLLHLTGLGGGFAHFVLVAGSLLLGLAANWLVIAWCLARLPRRPLPLRSTLRPAVAAAAGLGAIQQAGGFYLHLLGRSPAVAAFGTLVGVLLFVYLIVRWLLMVTVWLTVRDERPAGTLAADVRYAGTTLGAGASAELVVRTLAGR; this is encoded by the coding sequence GTGGGACGTGGAGCGGGGAAAGCCGTCGTGGGCAAGGGGATCCGGCGGGCCGGGGCGACCCTGGCCCGGTACCGCGAACGCGACGGCGACCACTATGCGGCCGCGGTGACCTTCTTCAGCCTGCTCGCGCTGGTCCCGCTGATCATGGTCGCCGTCTCGGTGGCCGGGTTCGTGCTGGCCGGTGACCGGCTGCTCGCGACCGAGCTCGACCGGGTCATCGACGGTTCGCTGCCGCCCGAGATCGGCGGGCCGGTCACCGGTGTCGTGCACACCGTCGTGGGCGAACGCGGCCGGATCGGGCTGCTCGCGCTCGCCTTCGCCGCCTACTCGGGCTGGAGCTGGATCAGCAACGTCCGCGACGCGGTCACCGCGATGCTCGGCCAGGAACGCACCCCGCGGCCGCTGCTGCGCGGCATCGTCGCCGACGTCCTGGCGCTCGCCGGGGTCGGGCTCGCGCTGGCCGTGTCCTTCGGGCTGGCGGCGCTCACCGGCGCGGCCGGCACCTGGCTCCTGCACCTGACCGGGCTGGGCGGCGGGTTCGCGCACTTCGTGCTCGTCGCCGGCTCGCTCCTGCTCGGCCTTGCGGCGAACTGGCTGGTCATCGCCTGGTGCCTGGCGCGGCTGCCGCGCCGGCCACTGCCGCTGCGCTCGACGCTGCGCCCGGCCGTCGCCGCCGCGGCCGGGCTCGGCGCGATCCAACAGGCCGGCGGGTTCTACCTGCACCTGCTGGGCCGGTCGCCGGCCGTCGCGGCGTTCGGCACGCTCGTCGGCGTGCTGCTGTTCGTCTACCTGATCGTCCGCTGGCTGCTGATGGTCACCGTGTGGCTCACGGTCCGGGACGAGCGCCCGGCCGGCACGCTCGCCGCCGACGTCCGCTACGCCGGGACGACGCTGGGCGCCGGCGCGTCGGCGGAGCTGGTGGTCCGGACGCTCGCCGGCCGGTGA
- a CDS encoding Ppx/GppA phosphatase family protein, with product MRKIEEPAVGVLDVGSFSARLVVVPVDGSPRDPVLNHQTRLRLDRELDDRGRLSDRGTAAVTAAVAAGMTTAYRHGVSDIYPLATSSIRDAANAADVVRHVAGETGVELRFLSGRCEAELTYLATRRWYGAGAGPLLVLDIGGGTVELAAGRGDQATFARSLPLGARSMTRDWLPGERVSAKQVKALRTHALDVVTTTLGAADVVDPLVVGCSKVLQQLARLAGARPSRCRELRLDDLRSWIPRLADLPPSKRAKLPGISRSRAHQALAGAIVAEALLTVAGGKVAICPWSTRDGLLLTLQDKAREKAGNKVVAA from the coding sequence GTGCGAAAAATCGAAGAGCCCGCGGTGGGCGTACTGGACGTCGGATCGTTCAGCGCCCGGCTCGTGGTGGTCCCGGTCGACGGCTCGCCCCGCGACCCGGTGCTGAACCACCAGACGCGGCTGCGCCTCGACCGCGAGCTCGACGACCGCGGCCGGCTCTCCGACCGCGGCACCGCCGCCGTCACGGCCGCCGTCGCCGCGGGCATGACCACCGCGTACCGCCACGGCGTGAGCGACATCTACCCGCTCGCGACGTCGTCGATCCGCGACGCCGCCAACGCGGCGGACGTCGTCCGGCACGTCGCCGGCGAAACCGGCGTCGAGCTGCGGTTCCTCTCCGGCCGCTGCGAGGCGGAACTGACCTACCTGGCCACCCGCCGCTGGTACGGCGCCGGGGCCGGGCCGCTGCTCGTGCTCGACATCGGCGGCGGCACGGTCGAGCTGGCCGCGGGCCGCGGCGACCAGGCCACCTTCGCGCGGTCGCTGCCGCTGGGCGCGCGGTCGATGACCCGGGACTGGCTGCCGGGCGAGCGCGTGTCGGCCAAGCAGGTCAAGGCGCTGCGCACGCACGCGCTCGACGTCGTGACCACCACGCTGGGGGCCGCGGACGTCGTCGACCCGCTGGTCGTCGGCTGTTCGAAGGTGCTGCAGCAGCTCGCGCGGCTGGCGGGTGCCCGCCCGAGCCGGTGCCGGGAGCTGCGGCTCGACGACCTGCGCTCCTGGATCCCGCGGCTCGCCGACCTGCCGCCGTCGAAGCGCGCGAAGCTGCCGGGCATCTCCCGCAGTCGCGCCCACCAGGCACTGGCCGGCGCGATCGTGGCGGAAGCGCTGCTGACGGTCGCGGGCGGCAAGGTCGCGATCTGCCCCTGGTCGACCCGCGACGGCCTGCTGCTGACCCTGCAGGACAAGGCGCGGGAGAAGGCCGGGAACAAGGTCGTGGCGGCCTGA
- a CDS encoding glycoside hydrolase family 65 protein has translation MTEEEPRGYECAPWELRWRGMDVDALQRTESAFAVSNGHIGLRGTLEEAEPRGLPGTYLNGFYEQHELPYAEAGYGYPEEGQTVVNVTDGKIIRLLVEDEPLDMRYGAATKHDRVLDFRKGTLCRSTEWSSPTGRRVRVRTERLVSFTQRAIAAIRYEVEPLDEDLQLVVQSDLLANEPIESDTSDPRVAAALNSPLVGEFHRASDYNAVLVHQTRRSGLRMAAAMDHKIEVDDGIRARIHSEEDLARLTVAVDVPKGGRLRITKFLAYGWSAQRSVPALRSQVEAALAGARQTGWKGLATEQRQFLDDFWATSDIEIEGDPELQQAVRFALFHLLQAGARGESRAIAGKGLTGPGYDGHAFWDTESFVLPVLTYSMPDAARDALRWRHSTMDKARERAHQLGLRGAAFPWRSINGAECSAYWPAGTAAFHVSADIADAVLRYLNATGDDEFERDFGTELLLETARLWASLGHHDRHGAFRIDGVTGPDEYSAVADNNVYTNLMAKRNLLAAAESCERQPDVAARFGVDTVELDSWRAAAAAMFLPYDEELGVHPQSEGFLDHDEWDYEHTDMAHYPLLLHFPYFDLYRKQVVKQADLVLALYLCGDSFSPEEKARNFAYYEARTVRDSSLSAGTQAVVAAEVGHLELAYDYLAEAALTDLHDVHNNVRNGLHMASLAGAWQGAVAGFGGLRDHGSTLAFAPRLPPQLDRMTFRLMFRGTRFQVEIDRDQATYHVLDGEQLEVLHHGERVTVTAEPQRFAIPKIDAGDPPAQPPGRAPMRRDSEKVRQYADPTNPVTLEGR, from the coding sequence ATGACCGAAGAAGAACCCCGCGGCTACGAGTGCGCGCCGTGGGAGCTGCGGTGGCGCGGCATGGACGTCGACGCCCTGCAGCGCACCGAATCGGCGTTCGCCGTGTCGAACGGGCACATCGGGCTGCGCGGCACGCTCGAGGAGGCCGAGCCGCGCGGGCTGCCCGGCACCTACCTCAACGGCTTCTACGAGCAGCACGAGCTCCCCTACGCCGAAGCGGGCTACGGCTACCCCGAAGAGGGCCAGACCGTCGTCAACGTGACCGACGGCAAGATCATCCGGTTGCTCGTCGAGGACGAGCCGCTCGACATGCGCTACGGCGCGGCCACCAAGCACGACCGGGTCCTCGACTTCCGCAAGGGCACGCTGTGCCGCAGCACCGAGTGGTCGTCGCCGACCGGGCGGCGGGTCCGCGTGCGCACCGAGCGGCTGGTGTCGTTCACCCAGCGCGCGATCGCCGCGATCCGGTACGAGGTCGAACCGCTCGACGAGGACCTGCAGCTGGTCGTCCAGTCCGACCTGCTGGCCAACGAGCCCATCGAGTCCGACACGAGCGACCCGCGGGTGGCCGCCGCGCTGAACTCGCCGCTGGTCGGCGAGTTCCACCGCGCGTCCGACTACAACGCCGTGCTGGTGCACCAGACCCGCCGGTCCGGCCTGCGGATGGCCGCCGCGATGGACCACAAGATCGAGGTGGACGACGGGATCCGCGCCCGCATCCACTCCGAAGAGGACCTCGCGCGGCTCACGGTCGCGGTCGACGTGCCGAAGGGCGGGCGGCTGCGCATCACCAAGTTCCTCGCCTACGGCTGGTCCGCGCAGCGGTCGGTGCCCGCGCTGCGCTCCCAGGTCGAGGCCGCGCTGGCGGGCGCGCGCCAGACCGGCTGGAAGGGCCTGGCGACCGAGCAGCGCCAGTTCCTCGACGACTTCTGGGCCACCTCGGACATCGAGATCGAGGGCGATCCCGAGCTGCAGCAAGCGGTTCGCTTCGCGCTGTTCCACCTCCTGCAGGCCGGGGCCCGCGGCGAAAGCCGGGCGATCGCGGGCAAGGGGCTGACCGGCCCGGGCTACGACGGGCACGCCTTCTGGGACACCGAATCGTTCGTCCTGCCGGTGCTCACGTACTCGATGCCGGACGCGGCGCGCGACGCCCTGCGCTGGCGGCACTCCACAATGGACAAGGCGCGGGAACGCGCGCACCAGCTGGGGTTGCGCGGCGCGGCCTTCCCGTGGCGGTCGATCAACGGCGCCGAGTGCTCGGCGTACTGGCCGGCGGGCACGGCCGCGTTCCACGTCAGCGCGGACATCGCCGACGCCGTGCTGCGCTACCTGAACGCGACCGGCGACGACGAGTTCGAACGCGACTTCGGCACCGAGCTGCTGCTGGAAACCGCGCGGCTGTGGGCGTCGCTGGGCCACCACGACCGGCACGGCGCGTTCCGCATCGACGGCGTCACCGGGCCGGACGAGTACTCCGCGGTGGCGGACAACAACGTCTACACGAACCTGATGGCGAAGCGGAACCTGCTGGCGGCGGCGGAGTCGTGCGAACGCCAGCCGGACGTCGCGGCGCGGTTCGGCGTCGACACGGTCGAGCTGGACTCGTGGCGCGCGGCCGCCGCGGCGATGTTCCTGCCCTACGACGAAGAACTCGGCGTGCACCCGCAGTCGGAGGGCTTCCTCGACCACGACGAGTGGGACTACGAGCACACGGACATGGCGCACTACCCGCTGCTGCTGCACTTCCCGTACTTCGACCTGTACCGCAAGCAGGTCGTGAAGCAGGCGGACCTGGTGCTGGCGCTGTACCTGTGCGGCGACTCGTTCAGCCCGGAGGAGAAGGCCCGCAACTTCGCCTACTACGAAGCGAGGACCGTGCGCGACTCCTCGCTGTCGGCGGGCACGCAGGCGGTGGTCGCGGCCGAGGTCGGGCACCTCGAGCTGGCTTACGACTACCTCGCCGAGGCCGCGCTGACCGACCTGCACGACGTGCACAACAACGTGCGCAACGGCCTGCACATGGCGTCGCTGGCCGGGGCGTGGCAGGGTGCCGTGGCCGGTTTCGGCGGCCTGCGCGACCACGGTTCGACACTGGCGTTCGCGCCGCGGCTACCGCCGCAGCTGGACCGGATGACCTTCCGCCTGATGTTCCGCGGCACGCGGTTCCAGGTGGAGATCGACCGCGACCAGGCGACCTACCACGTGCTCGACGGCGAGCAGCTGGAAGTGCTGCACCACGGCGAGCGCGTCACGGTCACCGCCGAGCCGCAGCGGTTCGCGATCCCGAAGATCGACGCGGGCGACCCGCCGGCCCAGCCCCCGGGCCGCGCCCCCATGCGGCGCGACTCGGAGAAGGTGCGTCAGTACGCGGATCCGACCAACCCGGTCACCCTGGAAGGTCGCTGA
- a CDS encoding pyridoxamine 5'-phosphate oxidase family protein has product MVVESSRVPAELAGAFVRVAHRIVWCTLVTVDRRGRPRSRVVHPIWETGPDGLTGWLFTRPTPLKVAHLAASPYVSCSYWDPQHEVAVAECRAEFADDEETRRSLWDLFASTPEPLGYDPKILGGEDHRDPKITVLKLTPWRVSTGGEAWRAA; this is encoded by the coding sequence ATGGTTGTGGAATCTAGCAGGGTGCCGGCGGAACTGGCCGGAGCGTTCGTCCGTGTCGCGCACCGGATCGTGTGGTGCACGCTGGTGACCGTCGACCGCCGGGGGCGGCCACGGTCGCGGGTGGTCCACCCGATCTGGGAAACGGGTCCGGACGGCCTGACCGGGTGGCTGTTCACCCGGCCGACGCCGCTGAAGGTGGCCCATCTGGCAGCCTCGCCGTACGTGTCGTGCTCGTACTGGGACCCGCAGCACGAGGTGGCGGTGGCGGAGTGTCGGGCGGAGTTCGCCGACGACGAGGAGACGCGCCGGTCCCTGTGGGACCTGTTCGCGTCGACGCCGGAACCGCTGGGCTACGACCCGAAGATCCTGGGCGGCGAAGACCACCGCGACCCGAAGATCACGGTGCTGAAGCTGACCCCGTGGCGGGTCTCGACCGGCGGCGAAGCCTGGCGCGCGGCCTGA
- a CDS encoding ArsR/SmtB family transcription factor, with translation MDNDDPGRRLIDPERVAAAIDGLGDRAVIDEWAQRFSVVADPSRLALLVSIHYAREISVSDLAAVTGMTDTAVSQALRLLRAHGLVTTQRTGRVVRYRLADATVHELIHRVRPHPAQPVTDEDR, from the coding sequence GTGGACAACGACGACCCCGGCCGCAGGCTCATCGACCCGGAACGGGTGGCCGCGGCGATCGACGGCCTGGGCGACCGCGCCGTCATCGACGAGTGGGCCCAGCGCTTCTCCGTCGTCGCCGACCCGTCCCGGCTCGCCCTGCTGGTCTCGATCCACTACGCCCGCGAGATCAGCGTCTCCGACCTCGCCGCGGTCACCGGCATGACCGACACAGCGGTTTCCCAGGCTCTGCGGCTGCTGCGCGCGCACGGGCTGGTCACCACGCAGCGCACCGGGCGCGTCGTGCGTTACCGGCTCGCGGACGCCACCGTGCACGAGCTCATCCACCGCGTGCGACCACACCCGGCACAGCCCGTGACCGACGAGGACCGGTAG
- a CDS encoding nuclear transport factor 2 family protein codes for MSETNRMIVVDCLENLFVYKDFDAAKAALHPGFVTHSHGLPNGRDAFADAVKNSPLAGATAEIKHIVAEGDFVMVHLHVAGTAVVDILRVEDGLLVEHWDVKQPA; via the coding sequence ATGAGCGAAACGAACCGCATGATCGTCGTCGACTGCCTGGAGAACCTGTTCGTGTACAAGGACTTCGACGCCGCGAAGGCCGCGCTGCACCCCGGTTTCGTCACCCACAGCCACGGCCTGCCCAATGGCCGCGACGCGTTCGCCGACGCCGTCAAGAACTCACCACTGGCCGGCGCGACGGCGGAGATCAAGCACATCGTCGCCGAGGGCGACTTCGTCATGGTGCACCTGCACGTGGCCGGGACGGCCGTCGTCGACATCCTGCGCGTCGAGGACGGCCTGCTCGTCGAGCACTGGGACGTCAAGCAGCCCGCCTAG
- a CDS encoding LLM class F420-dependent oxidoreductase: MRIGTAINYAGGFADSVADIVELEKVGLDVAFVPEAYSFDAVSQLGYLAAKTERVQLASGIFQIYTRTPTLTAMTAAGLDFVSDGRFILGLGASGPQVIEGFHGVKYDAPLARTREIVEICRQVWRRERVVHDGKHYTIPLPPEQGTGLGKPLKLINHPVRERIPVLLASLGPKNVALTAEIAEGWQPIFFHPEKAADVWGESLAAGKAKRDPELGELDTFVTVALAIGDDVEPLLDHLRPLVALYVGGMGARGKNFYNDLARRYGYEAEAKLIQDLYLDGKKEEAAAAVPIELLRSISLVGPAGYVKERLAAFAEAGATTLVVNPMLPGREARVAAVAQLRELLG, from the coding sequence ATGCGGATCGGGACCGCGATCAACTACGCCGGAGGCTTCGCCGACAGCGTCGCGGACATCGTCGAACTCGAGAAAGTCGGCCTCGACGTCGCCTTCGTTCCCGAGGCCTACTCCTTCGACGCTGTCAGCCAGCTCGGCTACCTCGCCGCGAAGACCGAACGCGTCCAGCTCGCGTCGGGCATCTTCCAGATCTACACCCGCACCCCGACCCTCACCGCGATGACCGCGGCCGGGCTCGACTTCGTCTCCGACGGGCGGTTCATCCTCGGGCTCGGCGCCTCCGGGCCGCAGGTCATCGAGGGCTTCCACGGCGTGAAGTACGACGCGCCGCTGGCCCGCACCCGCGAGATCGTCGAGATCTGCCGCCAGGTGTGGCGCCGCGAGCGCGTCGTCCACGACGGCAAGCACTACACGATCCCGCTGCCACCGGAGCAGGGCACCGGCCTCGGCAAGCCGCTCAAGCTGATCAACCACCCGGTGCGCGAGCGGATCCCGGTGCTGCTGGCCTCGCTCGGGCCGAAGAACGTCGCGCTCACCGCCGAGATCGCCGAGGGCTGGCAGCCGATCTTCTTCCACCCGGAGAAGGCCGCCGACGTCTGGGGCGAGTCCCTGGCCGCGGGCAAGGCCAAGCGCGACCCGGAGCTGGGCGAGCTGGACACGTTCGTCACGGTCGCCCTGGCGATCGGCGACGACGTCGAGCCGCTGCTCGACCACCTGCGGCCGCTCGTCGCGCTCTACGTCGGCGGGATGGGCGCGCGCGGCAAGAACTTCTACAACGACCTCGCCCGCCGCTACGGCTACGAGGCCGAGGCGAAGCTGATCCAGGACCTCTACCTCGACGGCAAGAAGGAGGAGGCCGCCGCGGCCGTGCCGATCGAGCTGCTGCGCTCGATCTCGCTGGTCGGCCCGGCCGGGTACGTCAAGGAGCGGCTGGCGGCGTTCGCGGAAGCGGGCGCGACCACGCTGGTCGTCAACCCGATGCTGCCCGGCCGCGAGGCACGGGTCGCGGCGGTGGCCCAGTTGCGGGAGCTGCTCGGCTGA
- a CDS encoding class F sortase encodes MGERHSTLVRPAAAVLAVVAGLGCVLLGVTAVLTPGASARPGAAADPPVTVGAGVEPAALVIPDLGLALNHLVDLGHVGGRREQPGTALGVGWFADGPAPGAPGVAVLSGHIGFGYASGAFARLGTLEPGAAVVVRNDEGREARFTVRRTASFPADAPDSTLVAPEGPGPELRLITSDGTHDLDGIDSPRIAVYAVPV; translated from the coding sequence GTGGGAGAGCGGCACTCGACGCTCGTGCGGCCGGCCGCCGCCGTGCTCGCGGTGGTGGCCGGGCTCGGCTGCGTCCTGCTCGGCGTCACGGCGGTGCTCACCCCGGGCGCCTCGGCCCGCCCCGGCGCGGCCGCGGACCCGCCCGTGACCGTCGGCGCCGGTGTCGAGCCGGCCGCGCTGGTGATCCCCGACCTGGGCCTCGCGCTGAACCACCTGGTCGATCTCGGCCACGTCGGCGGCCGCCGGGAGCAGCCCGGCACGGCGCTGGGCGTCGGCTGGTTCGCCGACGGCCCGGCCCCCGGCGCCCCGGGCGTCGCCGTGCTGTCCGGGCACATCGGCTTCGGCTACGCCAGCGGCGCCTTCGCCCGCCTCGGCACGCTGGAGCCGGGCGCCGCGGTCGTCGTGCGCAACGACGAGGGCCGCGAGGCCCGCTTCACGGTCCGCAGGACCGCGTCGTTCCCCGCGGACGCACCGGACAGCACGCTCGTCGCCCCGGAGGGCCCGGGTCCCGAGCTGCGCCTGATCACCAGCGACGGGACCCACGACCTCGACGGGATCGACTCCCCGCGGATCGCCGTCTACGCGGTACCGGTCTGA
- a CDS encoding HAD family hydrolase codes for MTGLPETITACLFDLDGVLTDTAVIHSQAWKQTFDEFLRARDGDEYREFTDQDYATYVDGRPRADGVREFLRSRGIELPEGTPDDAPDAPTVNGVGNRKNELVLKIIDERGVNPYPGSIRYLDAVKAAGLRIAVVTSSANGAKVLDAGGLSKYVEARVDGLTIRERNLKGKPAPDSFLAGAAALGVEPAHAAVFEDAQSGVQAGKAGGFGYVVGVNRADQADQLRAHGADIVVDDLADLLED; via the coding sequence ATGACGGGACTGCCCGAAACCATCACCGCCTGCCTGTTCGACCTCGATGGAGTGTTGACCGACACCGCGGTTATCCACAGCCAAGCCTGGAAGCAGACTTTCGACGAGTTCCTTCGCGCCCGCGACGGCGACGAGTACCGCGAGTTCACCGACCAGGACTACGCGACCTATGTGGACGGCCGCCCGCGCGCCGACGGGGTCCGCGAATTCCTGCGCTCGCGCGGGATCGAGCTGCCCGAAGGCACCCCCGACGACGCTCCGGACGCCCCGACCGTCAACGGCGTCGGCAACCGCAAGAACGAGCTCGTCCTGAAAATCATCGACGAACGTGGCGTGAACCCCTACCCCGGCTCGATCCGCTACCTCGACGCGGTCAAGGCCGCCGGGCTGCGGATCGCAGTCGTGACGTCGTCGGCGAACGGCGCGAAGGTGCTCGACGCCGGTGGCCTCAGCAAGTACGTCGAAGCCCGCGTCGACGGCCTGACCATCCGCGAGCGCAACCTCAAGGGCAAGCCCGCGCCGGACTCGTTCCTGGCCGGCGCCGCGGCACTCGGCGTCGAACCCGCGCACGCGGCCGTGTTCGAGGACGCCCAGTCCGGCGTCCAGGCCGGGAAGGCCGGCGGCTTCGGCTACGTCGTGGGCGTGAACCGGGCGGACCAGGCCGACCAGCTTCGGGCACACGGGGCCGACATCGTCGTCGACGACCTCGCCGACCTCCTGGAGGATTGA
- the fahA gene encoding fumarylacetoacetase, whose product MTWLDLADDTPFGLDNLPYGVFSVGGAPERRVGVPVGEQVLDLTAAAAETASAFAPLVTAGVLNPLLAAGPETWREVRESIRTWLTEPRYADSLRPHLVPLAEVTTHLAFEVADYVDFYSSEQHALNAGRIFRPDAAELPPNWKHLPIGYHGRAGTVVASGTPVVRPHGQRKPRNADAPSFGPSQRLDIEAEVGFVVGVPSTPGTPVSTEDFADHVFGVCLVNDWSARDIQAWESQPLGPFLGKSFATSVSPWIVPLAALEHARVEGPPQDPEPFEYLRTSENWGLDLAIEVRLNGHLVSSPPFATQYWTAPQQLAHLTVNGASLRTGDLFASGTVTGPERDQRGSFLELSWGGREPLDLPDGQRRTFLEDGDEVVISATAPGPAGTRIGFGDVRGTVVPG is encoded by the coding sequence GTGACCTGGCTCGACCTCGCCGACGACACGCCGTTCGGACTGGACAACCTGCCCTACGGCGTGTTCTCGGTCGGCGGTGCGCCCGAGCGCCGGGTCGGCGTGCCCGTCGGCGAGCAGGTCCTCGACCTGACCGCCGCGGCCGCCGAGACGGCGTCGGCCTTCGCCCCGTTGGTCACCGCCGGGGTGCTCAACCCGTTGCTGGCCGCCGGGCCGGAAACCTGGCGGGAGGTCCGCGAGAGCATCCGGACCTGGCTGACCGAGCCCCGGTACGCCGACTCGCTGCGCCCGCACCTCGTGCCACTGGCCGAGGTGACCACGCACCTGGCGTTCGAGGTCGCCGACTACGTCGACTTCTACTCCAGCGAGCAGCACGCCCTCAACGCCGGCCGGATCTTCCGGCCCGACGCGGCCGAGCTGCCGCCGAACTGGAAGCACCTGCCGATCGGCTACCACGGCCGGGCGGGCACGGTGGTGGCGTCGGGCACGCCGGTCGTCCGCCCGCACGGGCAGCGCAAGCCGCGCAACGCCGACGCTCCTTCGTTCGGCCCGTCTCAGCGGCTGGACATCGAGGCGGAGGTGGGGTTCGTCGTCGGCGTCCCGTCCACCCCCGGCACGCCGGTGTCCACTGAGGACTTCGCAGACCACGTCTTCGGCGTCTGCCTGGTCAACGACTGGTCGGCCCGCGACATCCAGGCCTGGGAGTCCCAGCCGCTGGGCCCGTTCCTCGGCAAGTCGTTCGCGACGTCGGTGTCGCCGTGGATCGTGCCCCTCGCGGCGCTGGAGCACGCGCGGGTCGAGGGCCCACCGCAGGATCCGGAACCGTTCGAATACCTGCGCACCAGCGAAAACTGGGGACTGGACCTGGCGATCGAGGTCCGGCTCAACGGCCACCTGGTGTCGAGCCCGCCGTTCGCGACCCAGTACTGGACGGCGCCGCAGCAGCTGGCGCACCTGACGGTCAACGGCGCGAGCCTGCGCACCGGCGACCTGTTCGCCTCGGGCACGGTGACGGGCCCGGAGCGCGACCAGCGGGGCTCGTTCCTGGAGCTCTCCTGGGGCGGCCGCGAGCCCCTGGACCTCCCGGACGGGCAGCGGCGGACGTTCCTCGAAGACGGCGACGAAGTGGTGATCAGCGCGACGGCCCCGGGTCCGGCCGGCACGCGCATCGGCTTCGGCGACGTCCGGGGCACGGTGGTCCCCGGCTGA
- a CDS encoding PaaI family thioesterase → MTDVAAGAQTRSKTITWQDPLPTARLGATMTGFEYMTAIAEGRVPAPPIAAHFGLRWEHIGHGEVVAVAEPDESLYNPIGMVHGGVAATLLDSVVGCAVHTTLPAGVGYSSVELKVSYLRAIHAGRGEIRATGRVVKEGSRIAFAEGEIRDAEGKLLATASGTCVITR, encoded by the coding sequence ATGACCGACGTGGCCGCCGGAGCGCAGACCCGCTCGAAGACCATCACCTGGCAGGACCCGCTGCCGACCGCCCGCCTCGGTGCCACGATGACCGGGTTCGAGTACATGACGGCCATCGCGGAGGGGCGCGTGCCCGCGCCGCCGATCGCCGCGCACTTCGGGCTGCGCTGGGAGCACATCGGCCACGGCGAGGTCGTCGCCGTCGCCGAACCCGACGAGTCTTTGTACAACCCGATCGGGATGGTGCACGGCGGCGTCGCGGCCACCCTGCTGGACTCGGTGGTCGGCTGCGCGGTGCACACGACGCTGCCGGCCGGCGTCGGCTATTCGTCGGTGGAGCTGAAGGTGAGCTACCTGCGCGCCATCCACGCGGGCCGCGGCGAGATCCGGGCCACCGGCCGGGTCGTCAAGGAGGGCTCGCGGATCGCGTTCGCCGAAGGGGAGATCCGCGACGCCGAAGGCAAGCTGCTGGCGACGGCGTCGGGAACCTGCGTGATCACCCGCTAG